The following are encoded in a window of Solidesulfovibrio magneticus RS-1 genomic DNA:
- a CDS encoding UbiD family decarboxylase — protein MTQQPAGYDDLDAQLDKLAAAGLLHTIDRPIDKDREMHPLVRWQYRGGIPEHRRKAFLFTNPTDAKGRRYPDARVAIGVFAATPEVYALGLGRKAEDIGQAWLDAMAHPVAPKEVADAPCQEVVITGDELLGEGQGLDALPIPISTPGYDTAPYLTAALWATRDPESGIQNLGLYRGNLKASNRLVVMMERSTLAGGGVHWRKYKAKGQKMPVAVVIGAPPVVAYTGPQKLPLDCDELTIAGGLAGCPIEVVRGKTVDLLVPAAAQVIIEGFIDTDALEPEGPFGESHGYMALEEYNFSMTVTAITRRKHYTVASIISQVTPCESSVIKKVAYEPLYLNHLRDTLNIKGVTRVTMHEPLTNLRRFLFITIANGTPNTEVWRALNGAASFTPAIGKFCVAIDEDIDPANTDQVLWAMAYRSNPVADVVIIPHRGKGHGPELPGHQVDSTMLVDATAKGVFPPVALPKVEFMERARTIWEELGLPELTPETPWSGYSLGDWCAEWDACAKRATDGDWLANGRRSAANRSATAEPQDPARGIVLSEK, from the coding sequence ATGACGCAACAACCCGCCGGTTACGACGATCTCGACGCCCAACTCGACAAATTGGCCGCCGCCGGCCTGCTCCACACCATCGACCGCCCCATCGACAAGGACCGGGAAATGCACCCGCTGGTGCGCTGGCAGTACCGGGGCGGCATCCCCGAACACCGGCGCAAGGCCTTTCTCTTCACCAACCCCACCGACGCCAAGGGCCGCCGCTATCCCGACGCCCGGGTGGCCATCGGCGTTTTCGCCGCCACGCCCGAGGTCTACGCCCTGGGACTTGGCCGCAAGGCCGAGGACATCGGCCAGGCCTGGCTGGACGCCATGGCCCATCCCGTCGCGCCCAAGGAAGTCGCCGACGCTCCCTGCCAGGAAGTGGTCATCACCGGCGACGAGTTGCTGGGCGAAGGCCAGGGCCTGGACGCCCTGCCCATCCCCATTTCCACCCCGGGCTACGACACCGCGCCCTATCTCACCGCCGCCCTGTGGGCCACTCGCGACCCGGAATCGGGCATCCAAAATCTCGGCCTCTACCGGGGCAACCTCAAGGCCTCCAACCGGTTGGTCGTCATGATGGAGCGTTCGACCCTGGCCGGCGGCGGCGTCCACTGGCGCAAATACAAGGCCAAGGGCCAAAAGATGCCCGTGGCCGTGGTCATCGGCGCGCCGCCGGTAGTCGCCTACACCGGGCCGCAGAAGCTGCCGCTGGACTGCGACGAGCTCACCATAGCCGGCGGGCTGGCCGGCTGCCCCATCGAGGTCGTGCGCGGCAAGACCGTCGATCTCCTCGTGCCGGCGGCCGCCCAGGTCATCATCGAAGGATTCATCGACACCGACGCCCTGGAGCCCGAAGGCCCCTTTGGCGAATCCCACGGCTACATGGCCCTGGAGGAATACAACTTCTCCATGACGGTCACGGCCATCACCCGGCGCAAGCACTACACCGTGGCCTCCATCATCTCCCAGGTGACGCCCTGCGAATCAAGCGTCATCAAAAAGGTCGCCTACGAGCCGCTCTACTTGAACCACCTGCGCGATACCCTCAACATCAAGGGCGTCACCCGGGTGACCATGCACGAGCCGCTGACCAACCTGCGGCGCTTTCTCTTCATCACCATCGCCAACGGCACCCCCAACACCGAGGTCTGGCGGGCGCTGAACGGCGCGGCCTCCTTCACCCCGGCCATCGGCAAGTTCTGCGTGGCCATCGACGAGGACATCGACCCAGCCAACACCGATCAGGTGCTGTGGGCCATGGCCTACCGCTCCAATCCCGTGGCCGACGTCGTCATCATCCCCCATCGCGGCAAGGGCCACGGCCCGGAGCTGCCCGGCCATCAGGTCGATTCCACCATGCTCGTCGACGCCACGGCCAAGGGCGTGTTTCCGCCGGTGGCCCTGCCCAAGGTCGAATTCATGGAGCGGGCCAGGACCATCTGGGAGGAGTTGGGGCTCCCGGAACTGACCCCGGAGACGCCCTGGAGCGGCTACAGCCTGGGCGACTGGTGCGCCGAATGGGACGCCTGCGCCAAGCGCGCCACCGACGGCGATTGGCTGGCCAACGGCCGCCGCTCGGCGGCCAACCGCAGCGCCACGGCCGAACCCCAGGACCCGGCCCGGGGCATCGTCCTGTCCGAAAAATAG
- a CDS encoding ParA family protein — MARILAIANQKGGVGKTTTALSLAGALALAGRRVLVMDLDPHGCASAHLGVFPEGLAASAADLFLAQEAGQAPWDKVIRQPGSGLFDLAPSCPRLADLDLDLKDRKGKGIVLRQALESGPGYDHVLLDCPPHTGVVLVNALVAADLLIIPIQTDFLALHGVRHLFDTMRALNRVLPRPIAYRALATMFDRRAKACLRVLALLRDKFGERMFQTVIGLDTKFREASAAGKVVQELAPDCRGAGEYARLAEEVAAL, encoded by the coding sequence GTGGCCCGAATACTGGCGATAGCCAACCAGAAGGGCGGGGTCGGCAAGACCACCACGGCCTTGTCCCTGGCCGGGGCTCTGGCCTTGGCCGGCCGGCGGGTGCTGGTCATGGATCTTGACCCGCATGGCTGCGCCTCGGCCCATCTGGGCGTGTTTCCCGAGGGCCTGGCCGCTTCGGCGGCGGACCTGTTCCTGGCCCAGGAGGCCGGGCAGGCCCCCTGGGACAAGGTGATCCGGCAACCGGGCAGCGGCCTGTTCGATCTGGCCCCGAGCTGCCCCCGGCTGGCGGACCTGGATCTGGACCTCAAGGACCGCAAGGGCAAGGGCATCGTGCTGCGACAAGCGCTGGAATCGGGACCTGGCTACGACCACGTGCTGCTGGACTGTCCGCCGCACACCGGCGTGGTGCTGGTCAACGCCCTGGTGGCGGCCGATTTGCTCATCATCCCGATCCAGACGGATTTTTTGGCCCTGCACGGCGTGCGCCACCTGTTTGACACCATGCGGGCGCTCAATCGGGTGCTGCCGCGGCCCATCGCCTACCGGGCCCTGGCCACCATGTTCGACCGGCGGGCCAAGGCCTGCCTGCGGGTGCTGGCGCTACTGCGCGACAAATTCGGAGAACGCATGTTTCAAACGGTCATCGGCCTCGACACCAAGTTCCGGGAGGCCAGCGCCGCCGGCAAGGTGGTCCAGGAACTGGCCCCGGATTGCCGGGGCGCTGGCGAATACGCCCGTCTTGCCGAGGAGGTCGCGGCCCTGTGA
- a CDS encoding chemotaxis protein CheW, protein MSPSLEQYFEQSVLLPEQGGGTFSEAERAFLSRYMGDDFEAALARSGLSRPAAVVTVSGEPAPDPVSDPTPADGRPSADVEDAAALEAALAEARELKLVGFTVAGQELAVPIAQVQEVLRAMPLTRLPAAPAHIVGVTNLRGRVAPMVDLARIMDLCGNCAEQRFVIVCRCRGMLVGLLVEAISTMHQASGDDVEWGIEARVGVASDMVLGLLKVGERLVKILSVDSLFQKVLKS, encoded by the coding sequence GTGAGTCCGAGCCTGGAGCAGTATTTCGAGCAGTCCGTGCTGTTGCCCGAACAGGGCGGGGGCACGTTTTCCGAGGCCGAGCGGGCCTTTCTCTCCCGCTACATGGGAGACGATTTCGAGGCCGCCCTGGCCCGGTCCGGGTTGTCCCGGCCGGCGGCGGTGGTGACGGTCAGCGGGGAACCCGCGCCTGACCCCGTATCGGACCCCACGCCGGCCGACGGCAGACCGTCAGCCGACGTCGAGGACGCCGCCGCCCTGGAAGCCGCCCTGGCCGAGGCTCGGGAACTCAAGCTGGTGGGCTTCACCGTGGCCGGCCAGGAACTGGCCGTGCCCATCGCCCAGGTCCAAGAGGTGCTGCGGGCCATGCCGCTGACCCGCCTGCCGGCCGCGCCGGCCCATATCGTGGGCGTGACCAACCTGCGAGGCCGCGTGGCTCCCATGGTCGATCTGGCGCGCATTATGGATCTGTGCGGCAATTGCGCCGAGCAGCGGTTCGTCATTGTCTGCCGCTGCCGGGGAATGCTTGTGGGGCTGTTGGTGGAAGCCATCAGCACCATGCATCAGGCCTCGGGGGATGATGTGGAGTGGGGTATCGAGGCCCGTGTGGGCGTGGCCTCGGACATGGTGCTCGGCTTGCTGAAGGTCGGCGAGCGCCTGGTGAAAATCCTCTCCGTTGACAGCCTGTTCCAAAAGGTTTTGAAGAGTTGA
- a CDS encoding protein-glutamate methylesterase/protein-glutamine glutaminase, which yields MIKVVVIDDSAFMRKALAAMLSKDPEIEVVGAARDGEEGLEMIRRHQPDVVTLDIEMPRMDGLTALRHIMMEMPRPVLMVSSLTTEGAEATLKAMELGAVDFIPKQLSKVSLDIVKIEDDLRAKVKLIAKRRMSHLSRSSLTARVRAAGAAGAAQAGAAPAAPVERPSRATRPGGAQTRDLVAIGVSTGGPPAVQKVLSVLPKDFPAGILIAQHMPAAFTGPFAKRLDSVCQITVKEAEDGERLQHGVAYVAPGGKHLRLDQKVSRIDVRVVEEPREALYKPSATVLFESVAAGVGRRGLGVVLTGMGSDGLDGMKVLKAKGGRALAQSDSTCVVYGMPKAIVDAGLADEIVDIDDMGEAILQNLYK from the coding sequence GTGATCAAGGTAGTGGTCATCGACGATTCGGCTTTCATGCGCAAGGCGCTGGCCGCCATGCTGTCCAAGGACCCCGAGATCGAGGTCGTGGGCGCGGCCCGCGACGGCGAGGAAGGCCTGGAAATGATCCGTCGGCATCAGCCCGACGTGGTCACCCTGGATATTGAAATGCCCCGCATGGACGGACTGACCGCCCTGCGCCATATTATGATGGAAATGCCCCGGCCCGTGCTCATGGTGAGTTCCCTGACCACCGAGGGCGCCGAGGCCACGCTCAAGGCCATGGAGCTTGGGGCCGTGGATTTCATTCCCAAGCAGCTGTCCAAGGTGTCGCTGGACATCGTCAAGATCGAGGACGATTTGCGGGCCAAGGTCAAGCTCATCGCCAAGCGGCGCATGAGCCATTTGTCCCGTTCGTCCCTGACCGCCCGGGTGCGGGCCGCCGGCGCGGCGGGCGCGGCTCAGGCGGGAGCGGCCCCGGCGGCCCCGGTCGAACGGCCGTCCCGGGCGACCCGGCCCGGCGGCGCCCAGACCCGCGATCTGGTGGCCATCGGCGTGTCCACGGGCGGGCCGCCGGCGGTGCAGAAGGTGCTGTCGGTGTTGCCCAAGGATTTTCCGGCCGGCATTTTGATCGCCCAGCACATGCCGGCCGCCTTTACCGGCCCCTTTGCCAAGCGTCTGGACAGCGTGTGCCAGATCACGGTCAAGGAAGCCGAGGACGGCGAACGCCTCCAGCACGGCGTGGCCTACGTGGCCCCGGGCGGCAAGCACCTGCGCCTGGACCAGAAGGTGAGCCGCATCGACGTGCGGGTGGTGGAAGAGCCGCGCGAGGCCCTGTACAAACCTTCGGCCACGGTGCTCTTTGAGTCCGTGGCGGCCGGGGTCGGCCGACGCGGGCTGGGAGTGGTCCTGACCGGCATGGGGTCCGACGGCCTGGACGGCATGAAGGTGCTCAAGGCCAAGGGCGGCCGCGCCCTGGCCCAGTCCGACTCCACCTGCGTGGTCTACGGGATGCCCAAGGCCATTGTCGACGCGGGGTTGGCCGACGAGATCGTGGACATCGACGACATGGGCGAAGCGATCCTGCAAAACCTTTACAAATGA
- a CDS encoding TetR/AcrR family transcriptional regulator translates to MPRPSKKKLLDHGRRTVIDYESDTVRRILDAAESLFAADCFAGTRMDDIAAKAGVNKATLYYHIGGKEKIYEVVLYRHIKGFADVLEKRLEGLDDPVEALLEIVRHHTEAAIADNRASRTVAHELAGGSPRMTPDIVAQYARVYAATVHAMTAGAAAGRLRDINPSLAHLLIAGPLFVSAIKRRPSPLQADDAALAQRSEPSLEELAPLLEQLVRDFLALPPKP, encoded by the coding sequence ATGCCGCGCCCCAGCAAAAAAAAACTTCTCGACCACGGCCGCCGCACCGTCATCGACTACGAATCCGACACCGTGCGCCGCATCCTCGACGCCGCCGAATCCCTGTTCGCCGCCGACTGCTTCGCCGGCACCCGGATGGACGACATCGCGGCCAAGGCCGGGGTCAACAAGGCCACGCTCTATTATCACATCGGCGGCAAGGAGAAGATCTACGAGGTCGTGCTCTACCGGCACATCAAGGGCTTCGCCGACGTCTTGGAGAAACGGCTCGAAGGCCTCGACGATCCTGTCGAAGCGCTGCTGGAGATCGTGCGCCATCACACCGAGGCCGCCATCGCCGACAACCGGGCCTCCCGCACCGTCGCCCATGAACTGGCCGGCGGCTCGCCGCGCATGACGCCGGACATCGTCGCCCAGTACGCCCGCGTCTACGCGGCCACGGTCCACGCCATGACCGCCGGAGCGGCCGCCGGCCGCCTGCGGGACATCAATCCGTCCCTGGCCCATCTCCTCATCGCCGGACCGCTTTTCGTCAGCGCCATCAAACGCCGCCCTTCGCCGCTCCAGGCGGACGACGCCGCGCTTGCCCAGCGGTCCGAACCTTCCCTGGAAGAGTTGGCCCCGCTTTTGGAGCAACTTGTCCGGGACTTCCTGGCCCTGCCGCCCAAGCCCTGA
- a CDS encoding HEAT repeat domain-containing protein, with translation MVDCNELCQRLGGDDPDVLRDAAYDAGESGCLAAVPLLAHLLCSHNLGVQEAADRALRRLGGKDVVAAVKPLLRSDDAPARNAAMDILRDVGGQDFPTLLELLHDGDPDIRIFASDILGSTDSRLAVGPLCEALLKDPEVNVRYQAAVSLGELAFAEAAPSLGKALGDDEWVQFAVIEALSKIRDASSVGALVKALDKSTDLVASMIVDALGEIGNIKAVTMLLKRMDASPEVLRNKIVKAVVRILGGKALTLLSPAERDRFRGYLLGALSDDEDDVQDAAVSGLGSVGGEEAAQAVLAHAARLDRDHLPERYEHAITALRDMGLTEALGEALRQGEAAQRAVALDVLAALPCPQCPALLMDAFAELPASFQPAAAKALAAIGGETAVEFFLGQLGADNEAVLLEAVAFLGGGMRVASAGPALFALLGHPSDAVKEAALDACVAIGGAELDARFRELARSDEPMDRLMAVYALGRMGVGEHMDIIREALADEIPDIRKIALEALADSCGHEEGSLSLIVSRLTDESRDVRLAVVEVLGGCDSDKVYTYLEQALDDADDWVRIRAVEALGARGEREAVPRLLELAGEPSKLVAMKAVEILGEIGGPEAFQALLGLVGDDDPELAGAAEAAIARLQDEQGER, from the coding sequence ATGGTGGACTGCAACGAGCTTTGCCAGCGGCTTGGCGGCGACGATCCCGACGTGCTTCGGGACGCCGCCTATGATGCCGGCGAGAGCGGGTGCCTTGCGGCTGTTCCGCTTCTGGCCCATTTGCTGTGCTCGCATAACCTCGGCGTGCAGGAAGCGGCCGACCGGGCGCTGCGGCGCCTGGGCGGCAAGGACGTGGTGGCCGCGGTCAAGCCGCTGCTGCGTTCCGACGACGCGCCGGCCAGAAACGCCGCCATGGACATCCTGCGCGACGTGGGCGGCCAGGATTTTCCGACCCTGCTCGAACTGCTCCATGACGGCGACCCCGACATCCGCATTTTCGCCTCGGACATCCTCGGCTCCACCGACAGCCGGCTGGCCGTGGGGCCGCTGTGCGAGGCCCTGCTCAAGGACCCTGAGGTCAACGTGCGCTACCAGGCCGCGGTGAGCCTGGGCGAATTGGCCTTTGCCGAGGCCGCGCCGAGCCTGGGCAAGGCCCTGGGCGACGACGAATGGGTGCAGTTCGCGGTCATCGAGGCCCTGTCCAAGATCCGCGACGCCTCTTCGGTCGGCGCCCTGGTCAAGGCCCTGGACAAGAGCACCGATCTGGTGGCCTCCATGATCGTCGACGCCCTGGGCGAGATCGGCAACATCAAGGCCGTGACCATGCTGCTCAAACGCATGGACGCCTCGCCCGAGGTGCTGCGCAACAAGATCGTCAAGGCGGTGGTGCGCATCCTTGGCGGCAAGGCCCTGACGCTTTTGTCCCCGGCCGAGCGTGACCGTTTTCGCGGCTATCTGCTTGGGGCGCTGTCCGACGACGAGGACGACGTCCAGGACGCGGCTGTGTCGGGTCTGGGGTCCGTCGGCGGCGAGGAAGCGGCCCAGGCCGTGCTGGCCCATGCCGCCCGCCTGGACCGCGACCATCTGCCCGAACGCTACGAGCACGCCATCACGGCGCTTCGCGACATGGGGCTGACCGAAGCCCTGGGCGAGGCCCTGCGCCAAGGCGAAGCGGCCCAGCGGGCCGTGGCCCTGGATGTGCTGGCCGCCTTGCCCTGTCCCCAGTGCCCGGCCTTGCTCATGGACGCCTTCGCCGAGCTGCCGGCCTCATTCCAGCCGGCCGCGGCCAAGGCCCTGGCCGCCATCGGCGGCGAGACGGCGGTGGAATTTTTCCTGGGTCAGCTTGGAGCCGACAACGAGGCCGTGCTGCTGGAGGCCGTGGCCTTCCTGGGCGGCGGGATGCGGGTGGCTTCGGCCGGTCCGGCCCTTTTCGCCTTGCTCGGCCATCCTTCCGACGCCGTCAAGGAAGCCGCCTTGGACGCCTGCGTGGCCATCGGCGGGGCCGAACTCGACGCCCGCTTCCGGGAGCTTGCCCGCAGCGACGAACCCATGGACCGGCTCATGGCCGTCTATGCCCTGGGCCGCATGGGCGTGGGCGAGCACATGGACATCATCCGCGAAGCCCTGGCCGACGAGATTCCCGACATCCGCAAGATCGCCCTGGAGGCCCTGGCCGATTCCTGCGGCCACGAAGAGGGCAGCCTGTCCCTTATCGTCAGCCGCCTGACCGACGAAAGCCGGGATGTGCGGCTGGCCGTGGTGGAAGTACTCGGCGGCTGCGACAGCGACAAGGTCTACACGTATCTGGAACAGGCCTTGGACGATGCGGACGACTGGGTGCGCATCCGGGCCGTGGAGGCCCTGGGAGCGCGGGGTGAGCGCGAGGCCGTGCCGCGCCTGCTCGAACTGGCCGGAGAGCCAAGCAAGCTTGTAGCCATGAAAGCCGTGGAAATCCTCGGCGAGATCGGCGGCCCCGAGGCCTTTCAGGCCTTGCTCGGCCTTGTCGGCGACGACGACCCGGAACTGGCCGGGGCGGCGGAAGCGGCCATAGCCCGCCTCCAGGACGAGCAAGGGGAGCGCTAG
- a CDS encoding response regulator, translating into MPKHILIVDDSKTVRNLVAFIMRKEGFKVTAAEDGLDGLEKLYTDQQVDLIITDINMPRMDGITFIKTVREQDIYRDIPIVVLSTEGEERDIHAGLSIGANLYMVKPAQPEIMVRNVKMLLG; encoded by the coding sequence ATGCCGAAGCATATCCTGATCGTGGACGATTCCAAGACCGTGCGCAACCTGGTGGCGTTTATCATGCGCAAGGAAGGCTTCAAGGTCACGGCGGCCGAGGACGGCCTCGACGGCCTGGAGAAGCTCTACACCGACCAGCAGGTCGATCTCATCATTACCGACATCAATATGCCGCGCATGGATGGCATCACCTTTATCAAGACCGTCCGTGAGCAGGACATCTACCGCGACATTCCCATCGTGGTGTTGTCCACCGAAGGCGAGGAGCGCGACATCCATGCCGGGCTGTCCATCGGGGCCAACCTCTATATGGTCAAGCCCGCCCAGCCCGAGATCATGGTGCGTAACGTCAAGATGCTTTTGGGTTAA
- a CDS encoding heavy metal translocating P-type ATPase: MTQPPRKTVTLPVGGMHCAACSSRIERVLGGESGIEEASVNLADASLRLTYDPRVVNLDAIAARVADLGFSLGPPPPEHAIYDTAITGMHCAACSSRIERVVGKLPGIVEASVNLAEGTGRFAFDPATLSRRQIRQAIADLGFAAAPLPAGPDRLAQRQAKAQEELAAKRRELVPALGLAGALLVISMGHMLGLPLPHFLHPDASPAAFALAQLALCAPIVWIGRRFYIDGLPALVRGGPNMDSLVAIGTGAALAYSLAGTALILVGSDPAARAMDLYYESAGVLLAMISLGKYLEASAKFKTSGAIAALLRLAPDTATVMRDGREEVVPLAEVEPGDVVLVRPGERLPVDGLVTDGATRVDESMLTGEPMPVAKSLGDAVSAGTQNTAGAVLVRATRVGQDTTLSRIVELVRRAQGSKAPIANLADTVSFYFVPTVMAVALVSGLAWFFIGGADLSFSLRIFVAVMVIACPCAMGLAVPTSIMVGTGRGARLGILVKSGAALQAAGTVDTVVFDKTGTLTVGAPRLTDLVPAAGQAPAALLALAGAAEARSEHPLAKAVADAARERGPALPDPEAFEAVPGRGVAARIGGREVLVGTAAFLAERGIATDPALEAADAGLAGAGKTPVRLAVDGVAAAVLAVADAPRPEAAAVAAALKKRGLGVVMLTGDHEATARAVAASLGIEHVVARVLPERKEAEVAALQAAGRKVAMVGDGINDAPALARADLGVAMGSGIDVAVESCDVVLMRNDLSGVPAALELSRAVIANIKQNLFWAFAFNVIGIPVAAGILHIFGGPTLNPMIAGTAMALSSFTVVTNALRLRFFAPAPLGS; encoded by the coding sequence ATGACGCAACCACCCCGCAAAACAGTGACGCTCCCGGTCGGCGGCATGCACTGCGCCGCCTGTTCGTCGCGCATCGAACGCGTTTTAGGCGGCGAGTCCGGCATTGAAGAAGCCTCAGTCAATCTGGCCGACGCGTCCTTGCGCCTGACCTATGATCCCCGAGTCGTCAACCTGGACGCCATCGCCGCCCGGGTGGCCGACCTGGGCTTTTCCCTGGGGCCGCCGCCGCCGGAGCACGCCATCTACGACACGGCCATCACCGGCATGCACTGCGCCGCCTGCTCCTCGCGCATCGAGCGGGTGGTGGGCAAGCTGCCGGGAATCGTCGAGGCCTCGGTCAATCTGGCCGAGGGCACGGGCCGTTTCGCCTTTGATCCGGCCACGCTCAGCCGCCGCCAGATCCGCCAGGCCATCGCCGACCTCGGCTTCGCCGCCGCCCCCCTGCCCGCCGGCCCGGACCGTCTGGCCCAGCGCCAGGCCAAGGCCCAGGAGGAGCTGGCCGCCAAGCGCCGCGAACTCGTCCCGGCCCTTGGTCTGGCCGGGGCGCTGCTGGTCATCTCCATGGGCCACATGCTGGGACTGCCCCTGCCCCATTTCCTGCATCCCGACGCCTCGCCGGCCGCCTTTGCCCTGGCCCAGCTGGCCCTTTGCGCCCCCATCGTCTGGATCGGCCGGCGCTTTTACATCGACGGCCTGCCGGCGCTTGTGCGCGGCGGCCCCAACATGGACAGTCTGGTGGCCATCGGCACCGGCGCGGCCCTGGCCTACAGCCTGGCCGGCACGGCCCTGATCCTTGTCGGCTCGGACCCGGCCGCCCGGGCCATGGACCTCTATTACGAATCGGCCGGGGTGCTTTTGGCCATGATCAGCCTGGGCAAATACCTGGAAGCCTCGGCCAAGTTCAAAACCTCCGGGGCCATCGCGGCGCTTTTGCGCCTGGCCCCGGATACGGCCACCGTGATGCGCGACGGCCGGGAAGAAGTCGTGCCCCTGGCCGAGGTCGAACCCGGCGACGTGGTTCTGGTCCGGCCCGGCGAACGCCTTCCGGTGGACGGCCTGGTCACCGACGGGGCCACCCGGGTGGACGAGTCCATGCTGACCGGCGAACCCATGCCCGTGGCCAAGAGTCTGGGCGACGCCGTCTCGGCCGGCACCCAGAACACCGCCGGCGCGGTGCTCGTCCGGGCCACCCGCGTGGGCCAGGACACCACGCTGTCGCGCATCGTGGAACTGGTGCGCCGCGCCCAGGGCTCCAAGGCTCCCATCGCCAACCTGGCCGACACGGTGAGTTTTTATTTCGTGCCCACGGTCATGGCCGTGGCCCTGGTTTCCGGGCTGGCCTGGTTTTTCATCGGCGGGGCCGATCTGTCCTTTTCGCTGCGGATTTTCGTCGCGGTCATGGTCATCGCCTGTCCCTGCGCCATGGGGCTGGCCGTGCCCACCTCCATCATGGTGGGTACGGGACGCGGGGCGCGCCTGGGAATCCTGGTCAAGTCCGGGGCGGCCTTGCAGGCGGCGGGAACCGTGGACACAGTGGTGTTCGACAAGACCGGCACGCTGACCGTGGGCGCGCCGCGCCTGACCGATCTGGTCCCGGCCGCCGGCCAGGCCCCGGCCGCCTTGCTGGCCCTGGCCGGGGCGGCCGAGGCCCGCTCGGAACATCCCCTGGCCAAGGCCGTGGCCGACGCCGCCCGGGAGCGCGGACCCGCCCTGCCCGACCCCGAGGCTTTCGAGGCCGTGCCCGGCCGGGGCGTGGCCGCCCGCATTGGCGGCCGGGAGGTGCTCGTCGGCACGGCCGCCTTTTTGGCCGAACGCGGGATTGCGACCGATCCGGCCCTGGAAGCGGCCGACGCGGGCCTGGCCGGAGCCGGCAAGACCCCGGTGCGGCTGGCCGTGGACGGGGTGGCGGCGGCGGTCTTGGCCGTGGCCGACGCCCCGCGTCCGGAAGCGGCCGCCGTGGCGGCGGCGCTCAAAAAGCGCGGCCTTGGCGTGGTCATGCTCACCGGCGACCATGAGGCCACGGCCCGGGCCGTGGCCGCGAGCCTGGGCATTGAGCACGTGGTCGCCCGGGTGCTTCCCGAGCGCAAGGAGGCCGAGGTCGCGGCCTTGCAGGCGGCCGGGCGCAAGGTGGCCATGGTCGGCGACGGCATCAACGACGCCCCGGCCCTGGCCCGGGCCGATCTCGGCGTGGCCATGGGTTCGGGCATCGACGTGGCCGTGGAATCCTGCGACGTGGTGCTCATGCGAAACGACCTCTCCGGCGTGCCGGCCGCCCTGGAGCTGTCCCGGGCCGTTATCGCCAACATCAAGCAAAACCTCTTCTGGGCCTTTGCCTTCAACGTGATCGGCATCCCGGTGGCGGCCGGTATACTGCATATTTTCGGCGGCCCGACGTTAAATCCCATGATCGCCGGCACGGCCATGGCGCTCAGTTCCTTTACGGTGGTCACCAACGCCCTGCGGCTGCGTTTTTTTGCCCCCGCCCCCCTTGGCTCTTGA
- a CDS encoding CheR family methyltransferase, with the protein MTSFFSKTISLRKELKISDAEFAQLRDFIYAQSGIYVADNRKYLVENRLATRIKELNLKSFAEYHAFLQYDAGRRQELNRLFEVITTNETSFYRNPPQLKVFQDMVLKDVLDKLKAQRQKRLRIWSAGCSTGEEPYTIAIILHEVLRAELPAWDIRITANDLSEAVLAQAREAVYSDYSLRTTPKEIVARYFTPDGANFKLKPEVKRLVSFGQINLSDRMQLKRVERSHIVFCRNVIIYFDDEMKKNVITAFYDNLLPGGQLLIGHSESLHNISRAFRPKHYPGAIIYSKEE; encoded by the coding sequence ATGACCTCGTTTTTTTCCAAGACGATTTCCCTGCGCAAGGAACTCAAGATCTCCGACGCGGAGTTCGCGCAATTGCGGGATTTCATCTACGCCCAGTCCGGCATCTACGTGGCCGACAACCGCAAGTACCTGGTGGAAAACCGCCTGGCCACCCGGATCAAGGAGCTCAACCTCAAGAGCTTCGCCGAGTACCATGCCTTTCTCCAGTACGATGCGGGGCGGCGCCAGGAGCTCAATCGGCTTTTTGAGGTGATCACCACCAACGAGACGAGCTTCTACCGCAACCCGCCCCAGCTCAAGGTCTTCCAGGACATGGTGCTCAAAGACGTGCTGGACAAGCTCAAAGCCCAGCGCCAAAAGCGTCTGCGCATCTGGTCGGCCGGCTGTTCCACCGGCGAGGAACCCTACACCATCGCCATTATCCTCCACGAGGTGCTGCGCGCCGAGCTGCCTGCCTGGGACATCCGCATCACGGCCAACGACCTCTCGGAAGCCGTGCTGGCCCAGGCCCGGGAGGCGGTCTACAGCGATTACAGCCTGCGCACCACGCCCAAAGAGATCGTGGCCCGCTATTTCACCCCGGACGGCGCGAACTTCAAGCTCAAACCCGAGGTCAAGCGGCTGGTGAGCTTCGGGCAGATCAACTTGAGCGACCGGATGCAGCTCAAACGCGTGGAACGTTCCCACATCGTGTTTTGCCGCAACGTCATCATTTATTTCGATGACGAGATGAAAAAAAACGTCATTACCGCCTTTTACGACAATCTGCTGCCCGGCGGCCAGCTGCTGATCGGCCATTCCGAGTCGCTGCACAACATTTCCCGGGCTTTTCGTCCCAAGCACTACCCCGGGGCGATCATCTACAGCAAAGAGGAGTAG